GCGGGGACGCGAGCCGCGGCGGCCTGGGTGGCCGAGCACGTAGCGACAGGAACACCGTAGGCACATTCTGGAGAAATCCGCGGGCCCTTGTTCGGCCATGGGGTAATGGTCCTCCCGTCGTTCTCGGGCGACTATCGGATCGACATCGACGCCAACCTGCCCGCGGACAGTGTCCCGCTCAGCGTGCGCATCGTAGCGCTTCCTTGCTGCCCTCTCCGCCCCGGGTGATATTTGATGGCTGGCCGCGATGGAGCGGCCGCCCAACCCCGAACCCGGCGGAGCGCTTCACCTATGAAGACGCAGGGCAAGGACCTGGATGTCGTTTTTCTGAGCGGAGTTAGGACTCCCTTCGGGACCTTCGGCGGGACCCTCAAGGACTTCTCGGCCATCGACCTCGCAGCCCACGCCTCCCGCGTGGCGCTGGAGCGCTCCGGCCTCGGCGCGAACGAGATCGACCACGCGGTCTTCGGCAACGCCCTCCAGACCTCGGCCGACGCCATCTACTTCGCCCGACACGTCGCGCTCAAGGCGGGCCTCCTCATCGAGACGCCGGCGCTCACCGTGAACCGCTTGTGCGGCTCGGGCTTCGAGGCGATCACGCAGGGCGCGCAGCAGATCCTGCTCGGCGAGTCGAACGCGGTCCTGGCCGGCGGCGGCGAGTCCATGAGCCAGGCGCCGCACGTGGTGCGCGGCGCGCGCTGGGGAGTTCGCCTCGGCTCCGCGGCCCAGCTCGAGGACCTGCTCTGGGAGTCGCTGAAGGACCCGCAGTGCGGTTTCTCGATGGCCGAGACCGCCGAGAACCTCGCCGAGAAGTACCAGCTGACGCGCGAGGAAGTTGACGCCTATGCGGTGCGCTCGCAGCAGCTGGCGAGAAAGGCGTGGGACGACTGCGTCTTCCAGGACGAGGTCGTCGGAGTCCAGGTGAAGGACCCGAAGACGCGGCAGCCGGTGGAGTTCCGCGCCGACGAGCACATGCGGCCCGAAACGACGCTCGAGACCCTCGCGAAACTGAAGCCGTACTTCAAGAAGGACGGACTCGTAACGGCGGGGAACGCCAGCGGCATCTGCGACGGCGCGGCCGCGTGCGTGATCGCATCGGAGAAGCTGGCGAAGGAGAAAGGCCTCAAGCCGCTCGGCAGGCTGGTCGGGTGGGCGGTGGCGGGAGTGGAGCCCAAGTACATGGGCATCGGCCCGGCGCCGGCGATCCGGAAGCTGCTCCAGAAGACCGGCATGACGGTGGACCAGGTGGACCTGATCGAGGTCAACGAGGCCTTCGCGCCGCAGTACATCGCGGTGGAGAAGGAACTGAGCCTGCCGCGCGAGAAGACCAACGTGCACGGCGGCGCCATCGCCATCGGGCACCCGCTCGCGGCGTCGGGCACCCGCATCACGGTACATCTGCTGCACGCGCTCCGGCTGAAGGACGGCCGCTTCGGCATCGGCAGCGCCTGCATCGGCGGCGGTCAGGGGATAGCGGTGATGGTGGAAGCCTTCCCGAAGTAGGGAGCGAACCATGGAGATCGGCGTACTCGAAATCCTCGGCTTGGTGGCCGCCGTCTACACCCTCTCGAGCCTGCGGGTCATCAAGCAGTACGAGCGAGGGGTGTCCTTCTTCCTGGGCCGCTACTGGAACACCAAGGGCCCGGGGTTGAAGTTCCTGCCCACCATGCTGGCGCACATGCACCGGGTGTCGATGCGCACCATGGCGATCGACATCCCGCCGCAGGACGTGATCACGCGCGACAACGTGTCGGTGAAGGTGAACGCAGTGCTCTACATGCGGGTCAGGGACCCTGCGGCCGCGATCATCCAGGTGGAGAACTACCTCTACGCCACGAGCCAGCTGGCGCAGACCACGTTGCGCAGCGTGCTGGGCGAGCACCAGATGGACGACCTGCTGGCCGAGCGGGAGAAGATCAACGAGACGCTGCGGCAGATCATCGACCGGCGCACCGACCCCTGGGGCATAGAGGTCACGGCGGTCGAGGTGAAAGACGTGGACCTGCCGGCGGAGATGAAGCGCGCGATGGCGAAACAGGCAGAGGCCGAGCGCGAGCGGCGAGCCAAGGTGATCAACGCCGAGGGCGAGCTCCAGGCATCCGAGAAGCTGACCCAGGCGGCGCACATCATGGGCGCCGAGCCGGTGGCCATCCAGCTTCGGTATCTCCAGACGGTGGCGGAGATCGCGTCGGAGAAGAACTCCACGACCTTCTTCCCGTTCCCGCTCGACCTGATCCGCCCGTTCCTGCAAGCGTACGAGCGGGGTGGCGGAAGCGCCCCCGCGGACGCGCGCGCTCCCGCTCCGCCGCTGGCGGGCGGCACCCGGGCCGCGTTGGGCACGCCCGCGTCCGAGCCCGCGCTCCCGCCCGCACGTGAGGGCGCCGAGCGGAAGGCGTAACTCGCCGATGGCAGGTGACCTACCCGCACGCCGCATCGCCCGCGACGCGCTGGAGCGCATCATCCAGCGCGCGGCGGAGCTCCAGGCCGGCGAGATGGACACCGGCGACGAAATGACCGAGGCGGAGCTCCTCAAGCTCGGCGGCGAGGTGGGGATAGACGGGCGGTTCCTGCGGCAGGCGCTGTACGAGCAGTCGGCCGGTGGGTCTGCCGAAAAAGGCTTCCTGGCGCGCTGGCTCGGGCCGCGGCTGGTGAGCGCGGGGCGAGTCGTGCCCGGCGACAAGGCGACCGTCGAGGCGGCGCTGAATCACTGGATGGCGGAGGGCGAGGCGATGGCGATCAAGCGCCGCCTTCCCGACCGGACGGTGTGGGAGCGCCAGAAGGGTTTCTTCGCCGAGATGAAGCGCGGGCTGGGCGTCGGCGGGAAGAACTATCACCTCGCTCGCGCGCTCGACGTGGCGGTGGGGGTGGCGCAGCTCGAGGACGGCTACTGCCATGTCGCGCTGACGGCGGACCTGTCCGCGATGCGCTCGCGCGCCGCGGGCGCCGGACTCACGGCGGCCGGCGCGCTCGGCGTGGTGGGGGTGGGCACCATCTGGCTGCTGACGATCACGGGGGGCGTGCCGGCGCTGATCGCGCTGGTGGCGGCCGTGCCCCTGGCGGCAGGGGCCGCCTCACCGGTGCTGGCGGCACGGATGCAGAAGAGCCGGAACGCCCGCATGCAGTTGGCGCTCGAGCAGGTGCTCGACCGGCTGGAACACGGCGAGATCAAGCCGCGGCACCGCGGCCCCG
The sequence above is a segment of the Gemmatimonadales bacterium genome. Coding sequences within it:
- a CDS encoding slipin family protein, which translates into the protein MEIGVLEILGLVAAVYTLSSLRVIKQYERGVSFFLGRYWNTKGPGLKFLPTMLAHMHRVSMRTMAIDIPPQDVITRDNVSVKVNAVLYMRVRDPAAAIIQVENYLYATSQLAQTTLRSVLGEHQMDDLLAEREKINETLRQIIDRRTDPWGIEVTAVEVKDVDLPAEMKRAMAKQAEAERERRAKVINAEGELQASEKLTQAAHIMGAEPVAIQLRYLQTVAEIASEKNSTTFFPFPLDLIRPFLQAYERGGGSAPADARAPAPPLAGGTRAALGTPASEPALPPAREGAERKA
- a CDS encoding acetyl-CoA C-acetyltransferase, yielding MKTQGKDLDVVFLSGVRTPFGTFGGTLKDFSAIDLAAHASRVALERSGLGANEIDHAVFGNALQTSADAIYFARHVALKAGLLIETPALTVNRLCGSGFEAITQGAQQILLGESNAVLAGGGESMSQAPHVVRGARWGVRLGSAAQLEDLLWESLKDPQCGFSMAETAENLAEKYQLTREEVDAYAVRSQQLARKAWDDCVFQDEVVGVQVKDPKTRQPVEFRADEHMRPETTLETLAKLKPYFKKDGLVTAGNASGICDGAAACVIASEKLAKEKGLKPLGRLVGWAVAGVEPKYMGIGPAPAIRKLLQKTGMTVDQVDLIEVNEAFAPQYIAVEKELSLPREKTNVHGGAIAIGHPLAASGTRITVHLLHALRLKDGRFGIGSACIGGGQGIAVMVEAFPK